From one Candidatus Limnocylindrales bacterium genomic stretch:
- a CDS encoding ABC transporter ATP-binding protein, with product MLFDRVSIDLDGHPVLEDISFRVAEGAFLGVIGPNGAGKTTLLRALLGLVPVRSGTIEVLGHSPASHGGDAHAIGYVPQRQAIPRNFPATVADVVMMGRVCCNGRFRPARAADWKRVQDDLDAIGLGALASRPIGRLSGGETRRVLLAQALCAGTRLLILDEPTVGLDLPAELEFYGLLRRLQHERAITVVCVSHDLLALAGQASELVCINRRMHVHGNPEEVVHSHALREAYSCEFDFLAGEIAHHERHHGSAH from the coding sequence GTGCTGTTCGACCGAGTCAGTATCGACCTCGACGGCCATCCGGTCCTCGAGGACATTTCGTTTCGTGTCGCCGAAGGCGCGTTTCTCGGCGTGATCGGTCCCAACGGAGCGGGCAAGACCACGCTGCTGCGTGCGCTGCTCGGCCTGGTGCCGGTGCGCTCGGGCACGATCGAGGTGCTTGGTCATTCGCCCGCCAGCCATGGCGGCGATGCGCACGCGATCGGATACGTGCCGCAGCGCCAGGCGATTCCGCGAAACTTTCCGGCCACCGTCGCCGATGTCGTCATGATGGGCCGCGTGTGCTGCAACGGGCGCTTCCGCCCGGCGCGCGCGGCGGACTGGAAGCGCGTGCAGGACGATCTCGATGCGATCGGGCTTGGTGCGCTTGCGTCGCGCCCGATCGGCAGACTGTCGGGCGGCGAAACGCGGCGCGTGCTTCTCGCGCAGGCGCTGTGCGCCGGAACGCGCCTCCTGATCCTCGACGAGCCGACGGTCGGTCTCGACCTTCCGGCCGAGCTAGAATTCTACGGGCTGCTGCGAAGGCTCCAGCACGAGCGCGCGATCACCGTGGTCTGCGTCTCGCACGACCTGCTCGCGCTCGCCGGGCAGGCAAGCGAGCTCGTCTGCATCAATCGCCGCATGCACGTGCACGGCAATCCCGAGGAAGTCGTCCACAGCCACGCTCTTCGTGAAGCGTATTCGTGCGAGTTCGATTTCCTCGCCGGCGAGATCGCGCACCACGAGCGCCATCACGGCAGCGCCCACTGA
- a CDS encoding tetratricopeptide repeat protein, whose amino-acid sequence MGRKARGKRDEPIAKARPQAAAAVTSRPATSRASTSANAWVATALWIAGLWIAAAAAYAGSIGTPFLLDDPINITKNPQIQLPLSIASLIADPRALVTASLRLNYLAGGFSVAGYHVLNIVAHAIAGTLVFLLARATLRLPVFRRTDEPAAHGNERVTDALAAVIALIFLMHPMQTESVTYVIQRAEIFVSAALTASLLAFSNMDGGTSARTLVALAVSCIAGIYSKPSFAVVPALLLVYDLCFLVRAPLVEERRTGQSEARPAGRFGEIARRWPAYAIAAVAALWTFVLTKTRGGFEAETAGFDVAGITPIDYLGAQAGVIVQYLRVALWPSRLCFDCGYRGAWPVHATFLGNSVAIPAVILLAIAAGALALWRRQPLATFAVFGSAVVLTPTSSLLPLADFYVEHRMYLPIAFLAMAVVPAANAALQRFAPHANAAGRIGAALALVVVATLAIATTRRNALLSDPVAMMEDSLAQAPNNERVQYNLANAYKRMGRAADAIPHYEAAIRIAPNVVRSYENLGSLYAEMGRSEDALRVYLAGAAAKPDAGMAHRNVASAYLRLNRPQEAFEAAKKSLEVERGNANGFRLLGAALEKLGRSGEAAEAYREGLAANPGNAALTESLANVGQR is encoded by the coding sequence ATGGGTCGCAAGGCGCGAGGCAAACGGGACGAGCCGATCGCAAAGGCTCGGCCTCAAGCAGCAGCTGCTGTCACTTCCCGGCCGGCAACCTCGCGCGCGAGCACCTCTGCGAACGCCTGGGTTGCCACCGCGCTGTGGATCGCTGGCCTGTGGATCGCGGCAGCTGCAGCTTACGCCGGCAGTATCGGCACGCCGTTCCTCCTCGACGATCCGATCAACATCACGAAGAACCCGCAGATCCAGCTGCCGCTCTCGATCGCAAGCCTGATCGCGGATCCGCGCGCGCTCGTGACGGCGAGCCTTCGGCTGAATTACCTCGCCGGCGGGTTCTCCGTCGCGGGCTACCACGTCCTCAACATCGTCGCGCACGCGATCGCGGGGACGCTCGTGTTCCTGCTCGCAAGGGCGACGCTGCGGCTTCCGGTATTTCGCCGAACCGATGAGCCGGCCGCACACGGCAACGAACGCGTCACGGACGCGCTTGCCGCCGTCATTGCGCTCATCTTCCTCATGCATCCGATGCAGACCGAGAGCGTCACGTACGTGATCCAGCGCGCAGAGATCTTCGTCAGCGCGGCGCTCACGGCGAGCCTGCTCGCGTTTTCGAACATGGACGGCGGCACGAGCGCGCGCACTCTTGTCGCGCTCGCCGTCTCGTGCATCGCGGGCATCTACAGCAAGCCTTCGTTCGCCGTGGTTCCCGCGCTGCTGCTGGTCTACGACCTTTGTTTCCTCGTCCGCGCACCACTCGTCGAGGAACGCCGCACCGGGCAATCCGAAGCACGGCCGGCCGGACGCTTCGGCGAAATCGCGCGCCGATGGCCGGCGTATGCGATAGCCGCAGTCGCCGCGCTCTGGACGTTCGTGCTGACCAAAACGCGCGGCGGCTTCGAGGCCGAGACGGCCGGTTTCGATGTAGCCGGCATTACGCCGATCGATTACCTCGGCGCGCAGGCCGGAGTGATCGTCCAGTATCTGCGCGTCGCGCTGTGGCCTTCGCGGCTGTGCTTCGACTGCGGCTACCGCGGCGCGTGGCCCGTGCACGCGACATTCCTCGGCAATTCGGTCGCGATACCGGCGGTCATCCTGCTCGCCATTGCTGCCGGCGCGCTCGCCCTGTGGAGACGGCAGCCGCTCGCGACGTTCGCGGTCTTCGGGTCGGCCGTCGTGCTGACACCGACGTCATCGCTGCTGCCGCTGGCCGATTTTTACGTCGAGCACCGCATGTACCTGCCGATCGCATTCCTGGCGATGGCGGTGGTTCCCGCCGCAAACGCGGCGCTGCAGCGCTTTGCCCCGCACGCGAATGCTGCCGGGCGGATCGGAGCCGCACTCGCGCTGGTCGTCGTCGCGACGCTCGCGATTGCGACGACGAGGCGAAACGCGCTGCTGTCGGATCCGGTCGCGATGATGGAGGATTCGCTCGCGCAGGCGCCGAACAACGAGCGCGTGCAGTACAACCTCGCCAACGCGTACAAGCGCATGGGCCGCGCCGCTGACGCGATTCCCCACTACGAAGCCGCGATCCGCATCGCGCCGAACGTCGTGCGCTCGTACGAGAACCTGGGGTCGCTCTACGCCGAGATGGGAAGAAGCGAGGATGCGCTGCGCGTCTACCTGGCCGGCGCCGCTGCCAAGCCGGACGCCGGCATGGCGCACCGCAACGTCGCGAGCGCGTACCTGCGACTGAATCGACCGCAGGAAGCGTTCGAGGCGGCAAAGAAGTCGCTCGAAGTCGAGCGCGGCAACGCGAACGGCTTCCGCCTGCTCGGGGCTGCGCTCGAAAAGCTCGGCCGCAGCGGAGAAGCGGCCGAAGCCTATCGCGAGGGACTTGCCGCCAATCCCGGCAACGCCGCACTTACCGAAAGCCTGGCCAACGTCGGCCAGCGCTGA
- a CDS encoding metal ABC transporter substrate-binding protein, translating to MRSIRIAAALAVVTLSQAAVAGAAELPLHVVVSIPPLAMIVSELGGDRVVVRSILPAGADPHTFEPKPSDAAAVAAAHIVISLGSAIDDWLGDTLDAPDGAIVVRLDAAPAESAASHDHERDPHVWLDPSWVRDHAISPIYRALAEADPEGAPRYGVTARAMSEALADLETEVRGAFALASTRSFLAWHPAWNRFAERFDLHPVGSLGESEGREPSLRAMIDAVRAGRAAGVRAVLVEPQIDPRQARVLAGELGVPLVTVDPLGGAWGLERATYASLILFNVHAFQQALAVSLPKEAPPVSPIPEKPVRRQ from the coding sequence ATGCGTTCCATTCGCATCGCTGCAGCGCTCGCCGTCGTCACGCTTTCCCAGGCCGCAGTTGCCGGGGCGGCCGAGCTTCCGCTCCACGTCGTCGTGTCGATTCCGCCGCTCGCGATGATCGTCTCCGAGCTCGGCGGCGACCGCGTCGTCGTCCGCAGCATCCTTCCGGCTGGCGCCGATCCGCATACGTTCGAGCCGAAGCCTTCGGACGCCGCTGCCGTGGCCGCCGCGCACATCGTGATCTCGCTCGGCTCGGCCATCGACGACTGGCTCGGCGACACGCTCGATGCACCGGACGGCGCGATCGTCGTCCGTCTCGACGCTGCACCGGCAGAGTCCGCGGCCTCGCACGACCACGAGCGCGATCCGCACGTGTGGCTCGATCCGTCCTGGGTTCGCGACCATGCGATCTCGCCGATCTACCGGGCGCTCGCCGAGGCCGATCCCGAAGGAGCGCCACGCTACGGCGTAACGGCAAGGGCGATGTCCGAAGCGCTCGCCGATCTCGAAACCGAAGTGCGCGGCGCGTTCGCGCTGGCGTCCACGCGCAGCTTTCTCGCGTGGCATCCGGCATGGAACCGCTTCGCCGAACGTTTCGACCTGCATCCGGTCGGAAGCCTCGGCGAAAGCGAAGGACGCGAACCGTCGCTGCGCGCGATGATCGATGCCGTGCGCGCGGGGCGCGCTGCCGGCGTGCGTGCAGTGCTCGTCGAGCCGCAGATCGATCCGCGGCAGGCGCGCGTGCTCGCCGGCGAGCTCGGCGTTCCGCTCGTGACCGTCGATCCGCTCGGCGGCGCGTGGGGCCTCGAGCGCGCAACCTATGCGTCGCTGATCCTGTTCAACGTGCACGCATTCCAGCAGGCGCTCGCCGTTTCCCTGCCGAAAGAAGCGCCGCCGGTCAGCCCGATTCCGGAAAAGCCCGTCCGCCGACAATGA
- a CDS encoding fatty acid desaturase, which produces MTAANPNLDTLDHIDLEGFAQAIGELRAELRATLGDDDLRHLRRIERWGRIATAVGLATAWIAPNPLSAAALSLGRSTRWLLMHHIGHRGYDRVPGAPARYTSRVFARGRRRLVDWADWMLPEAWIYEHNILHHQHTGELRDPDLIEHNVADIHGSRLPVAARYGLLALLAATWRASYYAPKTLTAWWHRRAPENAPRPTPVRALLLACYAPYALLSFVALPLLFAPLGAWAAFSALCNSLMADVLTNIHTFFVVGPNHSGEDVYRFEGSPESRGEFYVRQVVGSVNYRTGGDVCDYAHLWLNYQIEHHLFPDMPMLAYRRVQPRVIEICERFGVPYLQQPVTRRFAMMSRIFVGSARMRWLEAPDTRAEVAAA; this is translated from the coding sequence GTGACAGCTGCGAATCCGAATCTCGACACCCTCGATCATATTGACCTCGAAGGCTTCGCGCAGGCGATCGGCGAGCTGCGCGCCGAATTGCGCGCAACGCTCGGCGATGACGACCTGCGTCACCTGCGTCGCATCGAACGATGGGGTCGCATTGCGACAGCCGTCGGGCTCGCGACGGCGTGGATCGCACCGAATCCGCTGAGCGCAGCAGCGCTTTCGCTCGGTCGCTCGACGCGCTGGCTGCTGATGCATCACATCGGTCATCGCGGTTACGACAGAGTCCCCGGGGCCCCGGCGCGCTACACGTCGCGTGTCTTCGCGCGCGGCCGCCGGCGCCTGGTCGACTGGGCCGACTGGATGCTGCCCGAAGCGTGGATCTACGAGCACAACATCCTGCACCACCAGCACACCGGCGAGCTGCGCGATCCGGACCTGATCGAGCACAACGTTGCCGACATCCACGGGTCGCGTCTGCCGGTGGCCGCGCGCTACGGCCTGCTTGCGCTGCTGGCCGCGACCTGGCGCGCGTCGTACTACGCGCCGAAGACGCTGACCGCGTGGTGGCACCGGCGTGCGCCGGAAAACGCCCCGCGTCCGACGCCGGTCCGCGCGCTGCTGCTCGCCTGCTACGCACCGTACGCGCTTCTCAGTTTCGTCGCGCTGCCGCTTCTGTTCGCGCCGCTCGGAGCGTGGGCGGCGTTCTCGGCGCTGTGCAACTCGCTGATGGCCGACGTGCTGACCAACATCCACACGTTCTTCGTGGTCGGTCCGAATCACAGCGGAGAAGACGTCTATCGTTTCGAGGGGAGCCCCGAATCGCGAGGCGAGTTCTACGTGCGGCAGGTGGTCGGGTCGGTCAACTACCGGACCGGCGGCGACGTCTGCGACTACGCGCACCTGTGGCTGAACTACCAGATCGAGCATCATCTGTTTCCGGACATGCCGATGCTCGCGTACCGGCGCGTGCAGCCGAGGGTCATCGAGATCTGTGAGCGCTTCGGCGTTCCGTACCTGCAGCAGCCGGTCACGCGTCGCTTCGCAATGATGAGCCGCATCTTTGTCGGAAGCGCGCGCATGCGCTGGCTGGAAGCACCCGATACGCGCGCCGAAGTGGCTGCGGCGTAG
- a CDS encoding thiamine pyrophosphate-binding protein: MDGGKLVARALKKAGVDCIFTLSGGHVMAIYDGCLNEGIRVVDVRHEQAAVHAADAYARLHPGKVGVAVLTAGPGATDGVTGIANAWRANSPILVIGGQGPLANLRRGSLQEMDHISVMRPITKWANACYAADRLGEFVEEAIRFALAGNPGPSYLEVPIDVLGGTVNLETAYCPAPMAAPRVRPEDAVLRAAVELLKQSKMPMVMSGTGVKWSNGADALNRFLSATKMPAYCNGMGRGTVPHDSPYFFNRTRRDYMELSDCVLLAGSLLDFRMRFGKSIPATAKIIQMDLDATLIGQNRRADIGMVGDLGLMFDGMLEIMKKDGVTLDFSAVVKEWRAKEDDEEAALADKLTSNEVPIDPMRLCKEIADFVTDEMILVGDGGDIVAKAAKVVPIPKNGLWMDPGPLGTLGVGMPFAIAAQLANPDKRVLIIYGDGSFGLNGFEYDTAIRHNLPIVGIIGNDAAWGQMMRPQVMMYGRERLVATELLPTRYDKVVEALGGYGELVTEPDQIRPALERAFASGKAACVNVMIRKDFDFMGGIYM, translated from the coding sequence ATGGACGGTGGAAAACTGGTTGCGAGGGCCCTGAAAAAAGCGGGCGTCGACTGCATCTTCACGCTCTCCGGCGGCCACGTGATGGCGATCTACGACGGCTGCCTGAACGAAGGCATTCGCGTGGTGGACGTTCGCCATGAGCAGGCCGCCGTCCACGCCGCCGATGCGTACGCACGGCTTCATCCCGGCAAAGTAGGCGTTGCGGTGCTGACCGCCGGCCCCGGCGCGACCGACGGCGTCACCGGCATTGCGAATGCGTGGCGCGCGAACTCGCCGATCCTCGTGATCGGCGGACAGGGACCGCTCGCGAACCTGCGGCGCGGCTCGCTGCAGGAGATGGACCACATCTCGGTCATGCGCCCGATCACGAAGTGGGCCAATGCATGTTACGCCGCCGACCGACTCGGCGAATTCGTCGAAGAGGCGATCCGTTTTGCGCTCGCGGGAAATCCCGGGCCTTCCTATCTCGAAGTACCGATCGACGTGCTCGGCGGCACCGTCAATCTCGAGACCGCGTACTGCCCTGCCCCGATGGCTGCTCCGCGCGTGCGGCCGGAAGACGCGGTCCTTCGCGCGGCCGTCGAGCTGCTCAAGCAGTCGAAGATGCCGATGGTCATGTCGGGCACGGGCGTCAAGTGGTCGAACGGCGCCGACGCGCTCAACCGCTTCCTGTCGGCGACGAAGATGCCGGCGTACTGCAACGGCATGGGACGCGGCACCGTGCCGCACGACTCGCCGTACTTCTTCAACCGCACGCGCCGCGACTACATGGAGCTGTCGGACTGCGTGCTGCTGGCCGGCTCGCTGCTCGATTTCCGCATGCGCTTCGGAAAATCGATTCCCGCCACTGCCAAGATCATCCAGATGGATCTCGATGCGACGTTGATCGGCCAGAACCGGCGCGCCGACATCGGCATGGTCGGCGACCTCGGCCTGATGTTCGACGGCATGCTCGAGATCATGAAGAAGGACGGCGTCACGCTTGACTTCAGCGCCGTCGTCAAGGAATGGCGTGCGAAGGAAGACGACGAGGAAGCGGCGCTCGCCGACAAGCTGACGTCGAATGAAGTGCCGATCGATCCGATGCGGCTCTGCAAGGAGATCGCCGACTTCGTCACCGACGAGATGATCCTCGTCGGAGACGGCGGCGACATCGTCGCGAAGGCCGCCAAGGTCGTGCCGATTCCGAAGAACGGATTGTGGATGGATCCGGGGCCGCTCGGGACGCTCGGAGTCGGCATGCCGTTCGCGATCGCGGCGCAGCTCGCCAACCCCGACAAGCGCGTGCTGATCATCTATGGCGACGGGTCGTTCGGCCTGAACGGCTTCGAGTACGACACCGCGATCCGCCACAATCTTCCGATCGTCGGCATCATCGGCAACGACGCCGCGTGGGGCCAGATGATGCGGCCGCAGGTCATGATGTACGGCCGCGAACGACTGGTCGCGACCGAGCTTCTTCCGACGCGCTACGACAAGGTCGTCGAAGCGCTCGGCGGCTACGGCGAGCTCGTGACCGAGCCCGACCAGATCCGCCCTGCCCTCGAGCGCGCGTTCGCGAGCGGCAAGGCCGCGTGCGTGAACGTGATGATCCGCAAGGACTTCGACTTCATGGGCGGCATCTACATGTAG